From one Suicoccus acidiformans genomic stretch:
- a CDS encoding CapA family protein: MKKFAQNFKISFLLLLSILFVACQGQNTAVDESSASSESQEVVSFEEPDPAVDQTVTIRSIGDILIHDTVYQAAYTGDGYDFSSMFAPVAKYIGGADITTANLEVIAAGNQLGVSSYPFFNAPEEIIDALQDVGVDIVNNATNHTLDFGAEGAHASIDALQERDMMYFGSYDSWEDYNTPRIIEVGNVKVGFLSYANDANGNYIPEDEPYLFTQIDQELIPLEIERINEMVDISIVNYHMGQEYEYYPNEWQEENFQLAWDAGANFVLGGHPHVLQPFAQPNESQGGIYSHANFLSGQYEVDTKLGGIIEYTFRVKGEDVTLEGMRFMPTYNLGLPESAQYLVVPLAEAADYGFWDADYYFDVLTERMTTYTDNVEVVPYLD; the protein is encoded by the coding sequence ATGAAGAAATTTGCTCAAAACTTTAAAATAAGCTTCCTTTTGTTATTGAGTATACTCTTTGTTGCCTGCCAAGGGCAGAATACCGCAGTCGATGAGAGCTCTGCTAGCAGTGAAAGCCAAGAAGTCGTAAGCTTCGAAGAACCGGATCCAGCGGTAGACCAAACGGTCACCATTCGCTCCATCGGCGATATCTTAATTCATGACACCGTCTATCAAGCCGCTTATACAGGCGATGGTTATGACTTTTCGTCAATGTTTGCACCGGTTGCTAAATACATTGGGGGAGCAGATATTACTACCGCAAACTTGGAAGTCATTGCAGCCGGGAACCAATTAGGTGTCTCTAGCTATCCTTTCTTTAATGCACCCGAAGAAATTATTGATGCCTTGCAAGATGTCGGCGTAGATATTGTTAATAACGCCACCAACCATACCCTTGACTTTGGGGCAGAAGGGGCCCATGCTTCTATCGATGCCCTGCAAGAACGGGATATGATGTATTTTGGAAGTTATGACAGTTGGGAAGATTATAATACGCCACGTATCATTGAAGTGGGCAATGTAAAAGTTGGCTTCTTATCTTATGCCAATGACGCTAATGGTAATTATATTCCTGAAGACGAGCCGTATCTCTTTACGCAAATTGATCAAGAGTTAATTCCACTTGAAATTGAACGGATTAATGAGATGGTTGATATTTCCATTGTGAATTACCATATGGGACAAGAATATGAATACTATCCGAATGAATGGCAAGAGGAGAACTTCCAACTCGCTTGGGATGCCGGCGCAAATTTCGTGCTCGGAGGCCATCCACACGTCTTGCAACCTTTCGCACAACCGAATGAGAGTCAAGGGGGAATTTACTCCCATGCTAATTTCCTCTCAGGCCAGTATGAAGTAGATACGAAACTTGGTGGGATTATCGAATACACTTTCCGCGTTAAAGGGGAAGATGTAACCTTAGAAGGCATGCGTTTCATGCCGACCTATAACTTAGGTCTGCCCGAGTCAGCCCAATACCTTGTTGTGCCACTTGCCGAAGCAGCCGATTATGGTTTCTGGGATGCCGATTATTACTTTGATGTCCTGACAGAGCGTATGACAACTTATACCGATAACGTAGAAGTCGTCCCATATTTAGATTAA
- a CDS encoding thermonuclease family protein yields the protein MSQHSSKQEGTRKQESKSSLMLSILIVILIAVFSPELLDFDYTKDQVSDPEMTEIIQAFDGSNYDVLPELKRIPVDFVRAQDGDTITVKLGDDDIRVRYLMIDTPEMNYNQAEGPEPYAEAALKRNQQLLEEAEQVYVELDIGPATDDYHRLLAYVYADDVLISEKLLQEGLGTVRYFNPPNNSYEELLRSAQEEAEAASLNLWQ from the coding sequence GTGAGTCAGCATTCCTCAAAGCAAGAAGGAACACGTAAGCAAGAATCCAAATCGTCGTTAATGCTATCTATACTTATTGTAATACTTATAGCGGTCTTCTCGCCTGAATTATTGGATTTTGATTATACCAAGGACCAGGTTAGCGATCCTGAAATGACTGAAATTATTCAAGCCTTCGATGGCAGTAATTATGACGTTCTACCTGAATTGAAACGTATACCTGTTGACTTTGTTCGTGCCCAAGACGGTGACACGATTACCGTCAAGCTCGGAGACGATGATATTCGGGTACGTTATTTAATGATTGACACGCCAGAAATGAACTATAATCAAGCAGAAGGGCCAGAGCCGTATGCTGAGGCAGCTTTAAAGCGTAATCAGCAATTATTGGAGGAGGCCGAGCAGGTGTATGTTGAACTGGATATTGGTCCAGCTACCGATGATTATCACCGACTCTTAGCCTATGTTTACGCTGATGATGTATTAATCAGTGAAAAGTTGCTTCAAGAAGGTCTTGGCACAGTTCGCTATTTCAATCCGCCGAATAATTCCTATGAAGAACTATTGAGATCAGCCCAGGAAGAGGCTGAAGCCGCTTCGCTTAATTTATGGCAGTAA
- a CDS encoding pyruvate carboxylase: MNRINKVLIANRGEIAIRIIRACQEVGIQTVAIYSKEDVGSLHRQKADESYLIGESLSPTDAYLDIEGIISLAKAKHVDAIHPGYGFLSENETFARRCQEEGIIFVGPELKHLDMFGNKTRARETALAAGLRVVPGSEGKISSLDEVLAFGEEHGYPLIIKAVSGGGGKGMRIVQASEDVPEAYERARSEALTSFGNDELYIERYITNPKHIEVQILGDTHGNIIHLYERDCSIQRRHQKVVEVAPSFSLSDDMRQQLAGAAIQLMEYAEYVNAGTVEFLVSGDEFFFIEVNPRIQVEHTITELITGVDLVKAQLLIADGQNLFGEIISINSQEEITTNGYAIQCRITTEDPQNNFAPDSGTIIGYHSPGGAGVRLDAGDAYGGAVITPYYDSLLVKISTYATTKDGTIDKMRRALDEISIVGLKTNIRFLQNIIQHPTFIVGDYSTTFIDDNQELFDFLPPRNRGNKVLKYLANVTINGFPGVDKDKQPQFAKREVPTLPGRPQRIHRESRNKQGNPWSAKYETDIDRTFKHILDQDGPDAVVKAVLSEQNVLLTDTTMRDAHQSVLTTRLRTIDMTTIAPFINETMRDYFSLEMWGGATFDVAYNFLRESPWHRLQELRKLIPDIPFQMLLRASNAVGYTNYADNVVQNFIKVSAQEGIDVFRIFDSLNWIESLKLPIDTALETGKLVEGTICYTGDILNPERSKVYTLDYYVKMARELESLGVHLLGIKDMSGILKPEAAHQLISALKDEVSIPIHLHSHDTASNAIQTYSRAIDAGVDIVDTANAALSGQNAQPDGNALFYARQGTDRQVNVNVKANDVMENYWKVTRSYYKPFESDLTTTWTKVYDYEMPGGQYSNLAMQAQSVGLGERYSEVLDMYHRVNLLFGDIVKVTPSSKVVGDMALFMVQNDLDEESVYTEGQHLSFPDSVVSFFKGDIGQPAGGMNERLRDVVLKDLAYYTDRPGNHIEPYDFEAKDDEFRDLIYKDIDQTSRLSYAMYPKVFKDYLSFVEDFGDVSIIETPAFFYGLEVNEPLVVELEPGKTLLVELTSIGPVKSDGHRTVYFKLNGLPETVEIMDLNVDLGVTVKPKADKANEKHIGASMPGTVYKIEVKEGDSVQQNQTLLITEAMKMETAIKAPEAGTIKRIHVQEKDSISAGDLLVEFE, encoded by the coding sequence ATGAATCGTATTAATAAAGTGTTAATTGCAAACCGTGGGGAAATTGCGATCCGCATCATTCGTGCGTGTCAAGAAGTAGGCATCCAAACAGTTGCGATTTATTCTAAGGAAGATGTAGGTTCCTTGCATCGCCAAAAGGCTGATGAGTCCTATTTAATCGGGGAAAGTTTATCACCAACCGATGCCTATTTAGATATTGAAGGTATTATTAGCTTAGCCAAAGCCAAGCATGTGGATGCAATTCACCCAGGCTACGGCTTCTTAAGTGAGAACGAAACCTTTGCCCGTCGCTGTCAAGAAGAGGGCATCATCTTTGTTGGACCTGAATTAAAGCACTTGGATATGTTTGGCAACAAAACCCGCGCCCGTGAGACCGCATTAGCTGCCGGCCTACGAGTAGTGCCTGGTTCAGAAGGCAAAATTTCCAGTCTGGATGAAGTTCTTGCCTTTGGTGAAGAACATGGCTATCCCCTCATTATTAAAGCTGTAAGTGGTGGGGGCGGAAAGGGTATGCGGATTGTTCAAGCAAGTGAGGATGTTCCCGAAGCATACGAACGTGCGCGCTCAGAAGCTTTAACCAGTTTCGGTAATGACGAATTATATATTGAACGCTATATTACCAATCCGAAACACATTGAGGTGCAAATTCTAGGTGATACCCATGGCAATATTATTCACCTTTATGAACGGGATTGCTCGATTCAAAGACGCCATCAGAAAGTCGTTGAAGTAGCCCCATCCTTTAGTTTAAGCGATGATATGCGCCAACAATTAGCTGGCGCTGCGATTCAATTAATGGAGTATGCTGAATATGTTAACGCTGGAACGGTCGAATTCTTAGTCTCAGGCGATGAATTCTTCTTTATTGAAGTTAACCCCCGCATTCAAGTAGAACATACCATTACCGAATTAATCACAGGGGTAGACTTAGTTAAGGCCCAACTGTTAATCGCTGATGGGCAAAATCTTTTTGGTGAAATTATTAGTATCAATAGCCAGGAAGAAATCACAACTAATGGCTATGCCATCCAATGTCGGATTACGACTGAAGATCCCCAGAATAATTTCGCACCAGATTCAGGAACCATTATCGGTTACCACTCTCCGGGCGGGGCTGGGGTACGTCTCGATGCTGGGGACGCTTATGGCGGAGCGGTTATTACCCCGTACTATGACTCTTTATTGGTGAAAATCTCAACTTACGCAACCACTAAAGATGGTACCATCGATAAGATGCGCCGGGCACTGGATGAAATTAGTATCGTTGGTTTAAAGACTAATATTCGCTTCTTACAGAATATTATCCAACACCCAACCTTCATTGTTGGTGACTATTCGACGACTTTTATCGATGATAATCAGGAATTATTCGATTTCCTCCCACCAAGAAACCGTGGGAATAAAGTTCTCAAATACTTAGCCAATGTAACGATTAATGGCTTCCCAGGGGTCGATAAGGACAAGCAACCACAATTTGCCAAGCGTGAGGTACCAACCTTACCAGGACGTCCTCAAAGAATTCACCGGGAATCTCGCAATAAACAAGGGAATCCGTGGTCAGCTAAATATGAAACAGACATTGATCGTACTTTCAAACATATCTTAGATCAAGACGGGCCGGACGCCGTGGTTAAGGCCGTGCTTAGTGAGCAGAATGTCTTACTTACCGATACAACCATGCGGGATGCACATCAATCCGTCTTAACGACGCGTTTGCGGACGATTGATATGACCACCATTGCGCCATTTATAAATGAAACCATGCGGGACTACTTCTCCCTTGAGATGTGGGGCGGAGCTACCTTTGATGTGGCTTATAATTTCCTCAGAGAAAGTCCTTGGCACCGTTTACAAGAGTTGAGAAAGTTAATCCCGGATATTCCTTTCCAAATGCTTTTACGTGCTTCCAATGCTGTGGGTTATACGAACTATGCTGATAATGTTGTCCAGAACTTTATTAAGGTTAGCGCCCAAGAAGGCATTGACGTCTTCCGCATCTTCGATTCCTTGAACTGGATCGAATCGCTAAAATTACCTATCGACACGGCCTTAGAAACAGGCAAGCTTGTTGAAGGAACGATTTGCTATACCGGGGATATATTGAATCCTGAACGATCTAAAGTGTATACCCTTGATTATTACGTCAAGATGGCCCGAGAGCTTGAGAGTCTTGGGGTTCATTTGCTAGGCATTAAAGATATGTCAGGCATCTTAAAACCAGAAGCAGCCCACCAATTAATCAGTGCCTTGAAAGATGAAGTCTCTATTCCGATTCATCTGCATAGTCATGATACCGCAAGCAATGCTATTCAAACTTATTCACGAGCCATTGATGCAGGCGTGGATATTGTGGATACTGCCAACGCTGCCTTATCCGGTCAGAATGCCCAGCCTGATGGCAATGCTTTATTCTATGCCCGTCAAGGAACGGATCGCCAAGTCAACGTGAATGTGAAAGCAAATGACGTCATGGAGAACTATTGGAAAGTCACGCGCAGCTATTACAAGCCTTTTGAAAGTGATTTAACAACTACTTGGACTAAAGTCTATGACTATGAAATGCCTGGCGGCCAGTACAGTAACTTGGCTATGCAAGCCCAGTCTGTAGGCTTAGGTGAACGCTACAGTGAAGTGTTGGATATGTACCACCGGGTAAACTTGCTCTTTGGTGACATTGTGAAGGTAACGCCTTCTTCGAAAGTTGTCGGGGATATGGCTCTGTTTATGGTTCAGAATGATTTAGATGAAGAAAGTGTTTATACTGAAGGGCAACACCTTAGCTTCCCTGATTCAGTCGTTTCCTTCTTCAAAGGTGATATTGGCCAGCCAGCTGGTGGTATGAATGAACGGTTACGCGATGTGGTCTTAAAGGATCTTGCTTACTATACTGACCGTCCAGGTAACCATATTGAACCTTATGACTTTGAAGCTAAAGACGATGAATTCCGTGATTTAATCTATAAAGACATTGATCAAACCTCGCGTTTAAGTTACGCCATGTATCCTAAAGTATTCAAGGATTACTTAAGCTTTGTAGAAGATTTCGGTGATGTGAGTATTATTGAAACCCCAGCCTTCTTCTACGGCTTAGAAGTGAACGAGCCACTGGTTGTTGAACTAGAACCAGGTAAGACGTTACTCGTTGAATTAACAAGTATCGGCCCGGTTAAAAGTGATGGCCACCGAACCGTATACTTTAAATTGAATGGTTTACCTGAAACTGTTGAAATTATGGATCTGAACGTTGACTTAGGTGTAACCGTTAAGCCGAAAGCTGATAAAGCGAACGAGAAGCATATTGGTGCTTCGATGCCAGGAACGGTGTATAAGATTGAAGTCAAAGAAGGCGACAGTGTTCAACAGAACCAAACACTCTTAATCACTGAAGCGATGAAGATGGAAACTGCTATTAAGGCGCCTGAAGCTGGCACCATTAAACGTATTCATGTTCAAGAAAAAGACAGTATCAGTGCAGGAGACCTTTTGGTCGAATTTGAATAA
- a CDS encoding PTS sugar transporter subunit IIB produces the protein MSQAVKLAIVDHRFVHGQITESWCEYVDSQLVLIANDHLVKDKTLQGLMEMSIHDDIVVRYKSIDKASKNLPKLDPSKNAILIVETVADILTLLEAGVDIERLVLSSALDAKGRKKIASAIYVTDEELAGLKAWQEEGLQIEMRELPEDPVENIEF, from the coding sequence ATGTCTCAGGCTGTCAAATTAGCCATCGTAGATCACCGCTTTGTCCATGGGCAAATAACCGAGAGTTGGTGTGAGTATGTAGACTCACAATTAGTATTAATAGCCAATGATCACTTAGTCAAAGATAAGACCTTGCAAGGCCTGATGGAAATGTCCATTCATGATGACATTGTGGTTCGTTATAAATCGATTGACAAAGCGAGCAAAAACTTACCTAAACTAGACCCAAGTAAAAATGCAATTTTAATTGTTGAGACAGTTGCAGATATCCTCACCTTATTAGAAGCTGGGGTAGACATAGAGCGACTGGTACTCAGCAGTGCGCTAGATGCAAAAGGGCGCAAGAAAATTGCTTCTGCTATTTATGTGACCGACGAAGAGCTGGCAGGTTTAAAAGCCTGGCAAGAAGAAGGCTTACAAATTGAAATGCGTGAATTGCCGGAAGACCCGGTTGAAAATATAGAATTCTAA
- a CDS encoding helix-turn-helix domain-containing protein yields the protein MRHEIQETTTKLVRPTELSTIDLSQLTKQAIKLNKQSSETVFYFEEPVYIIPQSGLAQLLFTKELNEATVYETQLLETVVFIQEKVYFNALALTAESQLTLLHHNSAKPQLLKAKVPLIAKHLPQHSKLETIYAIENQIKSSQTQFEERISHYYKLVIVSQGQLNHHINGRHYITQKNDAILYRPGEVYQVETSEQNITQYLSILFQASNLPEHLYEQVHHLSQEALRLVDDIHLRANLQANDRPYLNDMVYANVYHLLLLLSEQGSSSEDSDSSMAMRENYERELFQAMATYIENHVEEKNEVQDLVEEFDISRSTVQSLFKKYSQLTPKQYINQVRLQRSKDLIHESSLTLSEIAHDLGYGSIQYFSRAFTKEFGLTPSAYAKRIRQVQQ from the coding sequence TTGCGACACGAAATCCAAGAAACTACGACAAAATTAGTGCGGCCGACTGAATTATCGACGATTGATTTGTCTCAATTAACGAAACAAGCGATAAAGCTTAATAAGCAAAGCAGTGAGACGGTTTTCTATTTTGAGGAACCTGTTTATATCATCCCGCAAAGTGGCTTGGCCCAATTACTGTTTACGAAAGAATTGAATGAAGCAACCGTTTATGAAACTCAGTTACTTGAAACGGTGGTCTTTATTCAGGAGAAGGTATATTTCAACGCCTTAGCCTTGACGGCTGAAAGTCAGTTGACCCTTCTCCATCATAATAGCGCTAAGCCTCAACTGTTAAAAGCGAAAGTTCCATTAATAGCGAAGCATTTGCCCCAACATTCCAAACTGGAGACGATTTATGCGATTGAAAATCAAATCAAATCAAGTCAGACACAGTTTGAAGAACGTATTAGTCATTATTATAAATTAGTTATTGTTAGCCAAGGGCAATTAAACCATCATATTAATGGGCGGCATTATATTACGCAGAAAAATGACGCTATTTTATACCGACCCGGTGAAGTATATCAAGTGGAAACATCTGAGCAGAATATAACTCAATATTTATCCATTTTATTTCAAGCAAGTAATCTACCTGAGCATCTCTATGAACAAGTTCATCATCTCAGTCAAGAAGCCTTGCGTTTAGTGGACGATATTCATTTGCGCGCTAACTTGCAAGCTAATGATCGACCTTACCTGAATGATATGGTATATGCGAATGTCTATCATTTGCTGCTCTTACTCAGTGAACAAGGCAGTTCATCGGAGGATTCTGATAGTTCTATGGCTATGCGGGAAAACTATGAACGTGAACTATTTCAGGCGATGGCCACCTATATTGAGAATCATGTTGAAGAGAAGAACGAAGTGCAAGATTTGGTAGAAGAATTTGATATTTCTCGCTCTACTGTGCAAAGTCTTTTCAAGAAATATAGTCAACTTACGCCTAAGCAGTATATAAATCAAGTACGCCTGCAGCGTAGCAAGGACTTAATCCATGAATCAAGTCTAACCCTATCTGAGATTGCGCACGATTTAGGCTATGGCTCCATCCAATATTTCTCCAGAGCCTTCACAAAGGAGTTTGGCCTAACCCCCTCGGCTTATGCTAAGCGTATCCGCCAAGTTCAGCAGTAA